From the genome of Trichosurus vulpecula isolate mTriVul1 chromosome 6, mTriVul1.pri, whole genome shotgun sequence:
CGTGGCTAGAGAAAAAATGTGAGGAAATTTCTTGAGAGACTAAAAGATTCTTAAGAATATCTAGCTCCTTGAGTTGTCACCCTCCCAGGAAGGAGCAAGGTCAGTAGAGAGAAGGGTACTCGGCagccatctcttcctcctcccttgcgGCCTCCTCTGCGGTCATCGCAGAGCCTTGGCAGCGCCATGTTGGGGCAGAGCTTGGGCAGGTTCTCCACCTCCTTGGTTCGCAGGAGCCGCTATGAGGAGGGCCCAGGGAAGAACCTGCCTTTTTCAGTGGAAAACAAATGGCGGTTGTTGGCAATGATGACTGTATTC
Proteins encoded in this window:
- the LOC118854294 gene encoding cytochrome c oxidase subunit 7C, mitochondrial-like; translation: MLGQSLGRFSTSLVRRSRYEEGPGKNLPFSVENKWRLLAMMTVFFGSGFVAPFFILRHQLLKK